In one window of Ignisphaera sp. DNA:
- a CDS encoding ABC transporter substrate-binding protein gives MISRNKHLVYLFILMMLLSTALAIANTHINAQRARREESLVIGNIGAPTLNWNIFAPGGTGGMEWGAWHILYPSVAIQNTLTQDWLLFLIDKIEFNGDEITITLHIRDEARWSDGTPITSRDIIEGYQLSRQVGAGLWGDWCIYNYEVIDNKTLKYYIARSPGEEPPPREEIVMDWLGGPIGCVLFIRPVPVHIFKPLIDEMGEGMRVQWRNDDPDKQVVSGPYKLYFADATQVVYERIDNWWGKDIFGLPAAKYLTFIYYKDVTVAVSALTRGDIDALGIIGGGAGVFVPNVDELKTKYGIKTWSDVQPYFIPGASFWLYLNLNLPIFQRVEVRRAIAWAIPWEDITEYGLLGLVKQAPVVGFVAEGVYEDYVNREACQKYWGTPDCLLKQDLAKARGMLDAAGIVDRDKDGVRELPDGTSLRFTILVSAGAVLENNIASLISDALKDIGIQVAVQAVDYRVWWESFSNGRFEATLCWSAGAYEVGHVRNSYGNALYSPWGNMARWIGYTNDRLNALFEEMMRSLIDPEREKELAYAIQEILFEDLPSIPLFYTPVFWIYNNKYWDGWPNAQRPWWLPSWWGSVPVVFFLTPTGKPIEKPWWLAPVEEGGALISMKKYNEYLRRTIYEAKSFRIESGRPVLTTTPTTTPSPTPTTPTTTPSPTPTTPTTTPSPTPTTPTTTPSPTPTTPTTTPSP, from the coding sequence TTGATCTCAAGAAACAAACACCTGGTGTATCTCTTCATCTTAATGATGTTATTAAGCACAGCTCTTGCTATAGCGAATACACACATAAATGCGCAAAGAGCAAGACGTGAAGAGTCTCTAGTTATAGGAAACATAGGTGCACCAACACTAAACTGGAACATCTTTGCTCCTGGAGGCACGGGTGGTATGGAGTGGGGTGCCTGGCATATTCTATACCCATCAGTAGCTATTCAGAATACATTAACCCAGGACTGGCTCTTATTCCTTATAGATAAGATAGAATTCAATGGAGACGAAATCACTATAACGCTACACATAAGGGATGAAGCTCGCTGGAGCGATGGAACACCCATAACTAGTAGAGACATAATAGAGGGTTACCAGTTAAGCAGACAAGTAGGTGCTGGTCTATGGGGAGACTGGTGTATATATAACTACGAGGTAATCGATAATAAAACACTAAAGTACTACATAGCTAGATCACCAGGTGAAGAACCTCCACCAAGAGAGGAAATAGTTATGGATTGGCTTGGAGGCCCTATAGGATGCGTACTATTCATAAGACCAGTACCGGTACATATCTTCAAACCTCTTATTGATGAAATGGGCGAAGGCATGAGAGTTCAGTGGAGAAATGATGACCCAGATAAACAGGTCGTTAGTGGACCCTACAAACTTTATTTCGCAGATGCTACTCAGGTTGTATATGAGAGAATAGATAATTGGTGGGGTAAAGATATCTTTGGTCTTCCTGCAGCTAAGTATCTAACATTCATATACTATAAAGATGTTACAGTAGCAGTATCAGCTTTAACCAGAGGCGATATAGATGCTTTAGGTATTATAGGTGGTGGAGCAGGAGTATTTGTACCTAATGTTGATGAACTTAAAACAAAGTATGGTATAAAGACATGGTCTGATGTACAGCCATACTTCATACCTGGAGCAAGTTTCTGGCTATATCTCAACCTCAATCTACCTATCTTCCAGAGAGTCGAGGTAAGAAGAGCTATTGCCTGGGCTATACCGTGGGAAGATATTACTGAATATGGTTTATTAGGATTAGTAAAACAGGCACCTGTTGTTGGATTTGTTGCTGAAGGTGTATACGAAGATTATGTGAATCGTGAAGCATGTCAAAAGTATTGGGGAACACCAGACTGTCTACTTAAGCAAGATCTAGCTAAAGCAAGAGGTATGCTTGATGCTGCAGGAATTGTTGATAGAGATAAAGATGGTGTTAGAGAACTTCCAGATGGAACATCCTTGAGATTCACAATACTAGTGTCTGCAGGAGCTGTTCTTGAGAACAACATAGCTTCACTTATATCTGATGCACTAAAAGATATAGGTATACAAGTAGCAGTACAAGCTGTTGACTATAGAGTTTGGTGGGAAAGCTTCTCCAACGGTAGATTCGAAGCAACATTGTGTTGGAGTGCTGGAGCATATGAAGTAGGCCATGTTAGAAACTCTTATGGAAATGCTCTATACTCTCCATGGGGCAACATGGCTAGATGGATAGGCTATACAAACGATAGGTTGAACGCATTATTTGAAGAAATGATGAGATCACTAATAGATCCTGAACGTGAAAAAGAGCTGGCCTACGCTATCCAAGAGATACTATTCGAAGATCTACCATCAATACCATTATTCTATACACCAGTATTCTGGATATACAACAATAAATACTGGGATGGATGGCCAAATGCACAGAGACCATGGTGGCTACCATCATGGTGGGGTAGTGTACCTGTGGTATTCTTCTTAACACCAACAGGAAAACCAATTGAAAAACCATGGTGGTTAGCGCCAGTAGAAGAAGGAGGAGCCCTCATATCTATGAAAAAGTATAACGAATATCTAAGAAGGACAATATATGAAGCAAAAAGCTTCAGAATAGAATCAGGTAGACCAGTACTAACAACAACACCAACAACAACTCCTTCACCAACACCAACAACACCAACAACAACTCCTTCACCAACACCAACAACACCAACAACAACTCCTTCACCAACACCAACAACACCAACAACAACTCCTTCACCAACACCAACAACACCAACAACAACTCCTTCACC
- a CDS encoding ABC transporter substrate-binding protein has product MRKNAVLMVVAIVVILGIALFGIYNIIISPGRQETSEVKQLKPISLKIMSTWSQWGCDDFNRYFFAESGMPRVGVVLPSASMRLNITNISFIRIEDPKVWKAAGINGSVDGFIGQNRYNITILCREGALHPIDDPEILALARDVPELLKGYTDDGRLCWIAMFFVPYTWLVNTDYANKYGLEVPSSWIDLIKPEYVAVITKGGNVVAAYPVTNRAPMMNTVNTLLSKYGWEKGWTLISVIFGSISRLETGTRQARDSISFGKALLTVLEFGDAYTAYSMFPDKLRIIFPRNETGFWFTPIAIAARTTDDGLEGMYRLIRWVLTEAQDKMFLNRTGWSFYIPVLGYNNTNPRIIYRDPAITNLYASPVNMELVLGEAAPAIALYGDTIIADQDVRELLRIVVNRIVEKYINREIVLEEYYRYLDMVGQPVEFIDPLTGGKTVFTLDKARELGNAIRNNSVDIEKLRSTFKDAIISKLNILIQNLG; this is encoded by the coding sequence ATGAGGAAAAACGCGGTATTAATGGTTGTAGCAATTGTAGTCATCTTAGGTATAGCATTGTTTGGTATATACAATATCATTATATCACCAGGTCGGCAAGAAACATCTGAAGTTAAACAGCTTAAGCCTATATCCTTGAAGATTATGTCTACATGGAGTCAATGGGGTTGTGACGATTTTAATAGATACTTTTTCGCTGAAAGCGGTATGCCTAGAGTGGGTGTAGTACTTCCTTCTGCATCAATGAGGCTGAATATAACGAATATATCATTTATAAGGATTGAAGATCCAAAAGTATGGAAAGCTGCAGGCATTAATGGAAGTGTAGATGGATTTATAGGACAGAACAGATACAACATAACTATTCTATGTAGAGAAGGAGCTCTACACCCAATAGACGATCCAGAAATCCTTGCATTAGCTAGAGATGTACCAGAACTCCTCAAGGGGTATACAGATGATGGCAGATTGTGCTGGATTGCAATGTTCTTTGTACCATACACATGGTTAGTTAACACTGATTACGCTAACAAATACGGATTAGAGGTACCGAGTTCATGGATAGACTTGATCAAACCTGAATACGTTGCAGTAATAACTAAAGGAGGGAACGTTGTAGCAGCCTATCCTGTAACTAATAGAGCACCAATGATGAATACAGTTAATACACTTCTATCGAAGTACGGTTGGGAGAAAGGCTGGACATTGATATCCGTGATCTTTGGTTCTATCTCAAGACTTGAGACAGGTACTCGTCAAGCGAGAGACTCTATATCTTTTGGAAAAGCATTACTCACTGTTCTGGAGTTTGGTGACGCATATACAGCTTACTCTATGTTTCCCGATAAACTCCGGATAATATTTCCCAGGAATGAGACAGGATTCTGGTTCACACCTATAGCTATAGCTGCTAGAACTACTGATGATGGTCTAGAAGGCATGTATAGACTAATCAGATGGGTTTTGACAGAAGCACAAGATAAGATGTTCCTAAACAGAACTGGATGGAGTTTCTACATACCGGTTCTAGGATACAACAATACAAACCCCAGGATAATCTATAGGGATCCAGCTATAACGAATCTTTATGCATCGCCAGTAAATATGGAGCTTGTGCTGGGTGAAGCAGCACCAGCTATAGCTCTTTACGGAGACACAATTATAGCAGATCAAGATGTTAGAGAACTGCTAAGGATAGTCGTGAACCGTATTGTAGAGAAGTACATTAACAGAGAGATAGTTCTCGAAGAATATTACAGGTATCTCGATATGGTGGGTCAGCCTGTAGAATTCATAGATCCTCTAACAGGTGGCAAAACAGTATTTACGCTAGATAAAGCACGTGAACTTGGTAATGCCATTCGCAACAATAGTGTAGATATAGAAAAGCTTAGGAGCACATTTAAAGACGCTATCATCAGTAAACTCAATATATTGATTCAGAACCTGGGCTAG
- a CDS encoding stage II sporulation protein M has product MSLKMFFLVMVIIFIVSWLLGSFATLYLVMFEPNELQTVNDMIKQAYGDIPIEFYSIDTAFYIFRRNLLVAAISIASGLLVFIPGAIVFANGFIVGMVIMLVIMTGGSPLLGFVAIAPHGVFELPAILMASAFGTKLGIDFWKYVFKRNREDIAKTLKILPKIILIIVLLLLVASFIESFITPYIVSSLID; this is encoded by the coding sequence GTGTCTCTGAAGATGTTTTTCCTGGTCATGGTCATTATATTCATAGTGAGTTGGCTTCTAGGCTCTTTTGCTACACTATATCTCGTGATGTTTGAGCCAAACGAGCTTCAAACAGTAAATGATATGATCAAGCAAGCTTACGGAGATATCCCTATAGAATTCTATAGCATTGATACAGCTTTCTATATATTTAGAAGGAACCTACTAGTTGCGGCCATATCTATAGCCTCAGGTCTACTTGTATTTATTCCCGGCGCAATAGTTTTTGCCAATGGGTTTATTGTAGGTATGGTGATAATGTTGGTTATTATGACTGGAGGCTCACCACTCCTAGGCTTTGTAGCTATAGCTCCTCACGGTGTTTTCGAACTTCCAGCAATACTCATGGCGTCAGCTTTTGGAACTAAGCTCGGTATAGACTTCTGGAAATATGTATTTAAAAGAAATAGAGAAGATATAGCTAAAACATTGAAGATTCTTCCAAAAATAATCCTGATAATTGTTCTACTACTCTTAGTCGCCAGCTTCATAGAATCCTTCATAACACCATATATAGTTTCTAGCCTCATTGACTAA
- a CDS encoding asparagine synthase-related protein: protein MRVSMPCSIYVEKMFNVLVESVEKYRCDCIALSGGIDTSLVLLASISAGYKPRGYTAVYRQGLPKDLVYVNHIAKLFNIDVKYIYIDQGDIDNLVSSVIGCIGRDRIDSHRDGGCIEIRNDIVFYSVLREAKRDGCRCIYTGSGGDEVFAGYSFLLKLVEKELEETINRLAYSRYPELEIAKCIGVKAVALLLDREVLDIAFKIPINCLRSEKMQGKEILREILRSRDLHVISQRIKTPAEDGAGTVSICRSIYDY from the coding sequence ATGAGAGTCTCCATGCCCTGCAGTATATATGTAGAGAAGATGTTCAATGTGCTGGTGGAATCTGTAGAGAAGTATAGATGTGATTGTATTGCTTTAAGTGGTGGAATAGACACATCACTAGTGCTTTTAGCAAGTATATCAGCTGGCTATAAGCCTAGAGGCTATACGGCTGTATATAGACAAGGTCTTCCGAAAGATCTTGTATATGTAAACCATATAGCTAAGCTCTTCAATATAGATGTTAAGTACATCTATATAGATCAAGGAGATATCGATAATCTGGTGAGCAGTGTTATTGGGTGTATAGGTAGGGATAGAATTGACTCGCATAGAGATGGTGGATGTATAGAGATCAGAAACGATATAGTTTTCTATTCAGTACTTAGAGAAGCCAAAAGAGATGGATGTAGATGTATCTATACAGGAAGTGGTGGAGATGAGGTTTTCGCTGGCTATAGCTTTCTATTAAAACTTGTTGAAAAAGAACTTGAGGAAACCATTAACAGGTTAGCTTATAGTAGATACCCAGAGCTAGAAATAGCAAAGTGTATAGGTGTAAAGGCTGTAGCCCTACTCCTAGATAGAGAAGTACTGGATATAGCGTTCAAGATACCGATAAATTGTTTGAGATCAGAGAAAATGCAGGGAAAAGAAATCTTGAGAGAGATACTAAGGTCAAGAGATCTACATGTTATCAGTCAGAGAATAAAGACGCCAGCTGAAGATGGTGCAGGAACTGTATCTATATGCAGATCTATATACGATTACTAG
- a CDS encoding ATPase, with the protein MYVAFLSGGKDSYYAVYRYGRKVDLGIVLVYEFPRPSPHLLNIGKSIETLLLAEIPVTVARLTRGREFMETVDLLKKLQVDVIVAGDVYVDEHLNYMEKLAKEVGATLVEPLWGLDSLDLLYRELNDGVKPLIIGCIESLSEWLGVELGKSNVDLFVEKALKIGVDPLGEKGEYHTVVLTGPLHRSTLGYKTIGSESYGSYIILRLI; encoded by the coding sequence ATGTATGTAGCTTTTCTATCTGGAGGCAAGGATTCCTACTACGCTGTCTATCGATATGGTAGAAAAGTGGATCTAGGTATAGTGCTTGTATACGAGTTTCCGAGACCAAGTCCACATCTACTCAACATAGGTAAATCTATTGAGACACTTCTTCTAGCCGAAATACCGGTTACTGTGGCAAGGCTTACTAGAGGTAGAGAGTTTATGGAGACAGTTGATCTGCTTAAGAAGCTTCAGGTAGATGTTATAGTTGCTGGAGATGTGTATGTTGATGAGCATCTGAACTATATGGAGAAACTCGCTAAAGAAGTAGGAGCAACACTTGTTGAACCTCTATGGGGTTTAGATTCTCTTGATCTTCTCTATAGAGAGCTCAATGATGGTGTAAAACCACTCATAATAGGGTGTATAGAGAGTTTAAGTGAATGGCTTGGTGTAGAACTAGGTAAAAGTAATGTCGATCTATTTGTCGAAAAAGCGCTAAAAATAGGTGTAGATCCTCTAGGAGAAAAAGGCGAATACCATACAGTAGTTTTAACAGGACCACTCCACAGATCTACTCTCGGCTACAAGACTATAGGATCTGAAAGCTATGGTAGCTACATTATCTTGAGGCTGATCTAA
- a CDS encoding ParB N-terminal domain-containing protein, whose translation MPIKRYRIQENPCIDCLADLVLLYIDDVVPHEDIDPIHSSRVLGSISVDGALRKPIIVEKNRLIVIDGHHRLNALKFLGIKVVPAYLADYRDVDDVGGWMYIGSSRLIDYRSVVKTVEELESMVKRGSDEMMVKVGDIMMVLNIDRIDVYLAFKELGSSNTLFDMVKIPINIDKCYYSDICVLMPKLEPEDIYRVATKSETFPPRTTYHKTYLKNLYVIYPLKLLQKLGV comes from the coding sequence ATGCCAATAAAGAGATATAGAATCCAGGAGAATCCATGTATTGATTGTCTTGCTGATCTAGTTCTACTCTACATAGATGATGTTGTTCCTCACGAAGATATCGACCCTATACATAGTTCTAGAGTTCTAGGCTCAATAAGTGTTGATGGAGCTTTAAGGAAGCCTATTATTGTGGAAAAGAACAGGCTTATAGTTATCGATGGTCATCATAGACTTAATGCTCTAAAATTTCTTGGTATAAAAGTAGTTCCAGCTTATTTAGCTGACTACAGAGATGTAGATGATGTTGGTGGATGGATGTATATTGGGTCAAGTAGATTGATAGACTATAGATCTGTGGTAAAGACTGTAGAAGAGCTAGAGTCTATGGTTAAGAGAGGTAGCGATGAAATGATGGTTAAGGTGGGTGATATAATGATGGTTTTGAATATTGATAGAATTGATGTTTATCTAGCGTTTAAAGAACTTGGTTCCTCAAATACGTTATTCGATATGGTTAAGATTCCTATAAACATAGATAAATGTTATTATTCAGATATATGTGTATTGATGCCAAAACTAGAGCCAGAAGATATCTATAGAGTTGCTACAAAAAGTGAGACTTTTCCTCCTAGAACAACATACCACAAGACCTATCTCAAGAATCTCTACGTAATCTATCCCTTAAAGCTTCTCCAAAAGCTTGGTGTCTGA
- a CDS encoding cobalamin biosynthesis protein, whose amino-acid sequence MDLDWILPRDIVEFSSILLGALILDFLYPYHSGIMYKIHPVHTSYRFVMILYKKLPKNRLMGVALWIATVFIHTALYMFVLYVFNSIHRVLWILFSIYLLKVSLSLKLLLDYVKAVYLHLKNRDIVHARKTVSNIVRRNVENLYEGHIASAAIESLFESLVDGFTSPLFFYLFLGCIGALIQRLANTMDSAVGYREPMFKDIGWFSAKVDTFLNFVPARLTALITLALCSIVGGSIRRSWYIYLRDRRSTESINAGNPMAATAGCLGVKLEKIESYTIGREFHLPTHIDILKAVKLSIYVSIVYVVVLHLLALSVHHLIYLANI is encoded by the coding sequence ATGGATCTGGATTGGATTCTCCCTAGAGATATAGTGGAGTTCTCTTCAATACTCTTAGGCGCTCTTATACTTGATTTTCTCTACCCATACCACAGCGGGATAATGTACAAGATACATCCTGTACACACATCGTATAGATTCGTCATGATTCTCTACAAAAAGCTTCCGAAGAATAGGTTAATGGGTGTAGCTCTATGGATTGCCACAGTCTTTATCCATACAGCTCTATATATGTTTGTTCTCTATGTGTTTAACTCTATACATAGAGTTCTCTGGATATTATTCTCTATATATCTCTTGAAGGTCTCTCTATCACTAAAACTGCTTCTAGACTATGTTAAAGCTGTTTATCTACATCTTAAGAATAGAGATATAGTGCATGCTCGAAAAACTGTCTCAAATATCGTTAGAAGAAATGTTGAAAATCTTTATGAAGGCCACATAGCTTCAGCCGCTATAGAGTCTCTGTTTGAGAGTCTTGTAGACGGATTTACATCACCACTATTCTTCTACCTCTTTCTAGGCTGCATAGGAGCATTAATCCAGAGGTTAGCTAATACAATGGATTCTGCAGTAGGTTATAGAGAGCCTATGTTTAAGGATATAGGATGGTTTTCAGCAAAAGTAGATACATTCCTCAATTTTGTTCCAGCAAGATTAACTGCACTAATTACGCTAGCTTTATGTTCTATTGTTGGTGGATCTATTCGAAGAAGTTGGTACATATATTTAAGAGATAGAAGATCTACAGAAAGCATAAATGCTGGAAACCCTATGGCGGCTACAGCTGGATGTCTAGGTGTTAAGCTTGAAAAGATTGAGAGCTATACTATAGGTAGAGAATTTCATTTACCAACACATATCGATATACTAAAAGCTGTAAAACTCTCTATCTATGTATCTATAGTCTATGTAGTTGTTCTACATCTCTTGGCGTTATCTGTACATCATCTTATATACTTAGCTAACATATAG
- a CDS encoding adenosylcobinamide-GDP ribazoletransferase, producing MVKVLKNFFALLSFLTPIPLPHRLRSNTLVFGSLYLLPIIGLIRGLFTILPLYILYIVDIDAPFLATFTVIAMHYIMQGFLHVDGFIDFSEAVLAYRFGVDAYRVVKDRYRGSYAIAIFVLFVLGLYSSILSILIKTRPDISIVLIISAEVWSIVSMPTLSYLGREPPEGIGRVFKHSVRDIDVFLGIAIAVALTIALMFSIHTTVVPLIMLLAVAFIIAVISTYVLSSKVLGFVNGDVLGFVSELCYLMVMTIHVIGVDLWIWIGFSLEI from the coding sequence TTGGTTAAAGTATTGAAGAACTTTTTCGCACTTTTATCCTTTTTAACACCAATACCTTTACCACATAGGTTGAGATCTAATACTCTTGTTTTTGGATCTCTATACCTTCTCCCGATTATTGGTTTGATACGTGGATTATTCACTATTCTCCCACTCTATATACTATATATAGTAGATATAGATGCACCTTTTCTAGCGACGTTTACGGTAATAGCTATGCACTATATTATGCAGGGATTTCTACATGTAGATGGTTTTATAGATTTCTCAGAAGCTGTCTTGGCATATAGATTTGGTGTAGATGCGTATAGAGTTGTTAAAGATAGGTATAGAGGTTCTTACGCAATAGCGATATTCGTGCTATTTGTTTTAGGACTATATTCATCGATACTTAGCATCTTGATCAAGACAAGACCAGATATATCAATAGTTTTGATTATTTCTGCTGAAGTATGGTCTATAGTTTCCATGCCTACACTATCTTATCTAGGTAGAGAACCTCCAGAAGGTATAGGTAGAGTATTCAAGCATAGTGTCAGAGACATAGATGTGTTTCTCGGTATAGCTATAGCAGTTGCTTTAACTATAGCCCTTATGTTCTCTATACACACTACAGTAGTTCCATTAATCATGTTACTAGCTGTTGCTTTCATTATTGCTGTAATCTCTACCTATGTGTTATCCAGTAAGGTTCTGGGTTTCGTTAATGGCGATGTGCTGGGCTTTGTATCTGAGCTATGCTATCTAATGGTTATGACTATACATGTTATAGGTGTAGATCTATGGATCTGGATTGGATTCTCCCTAGAGATATAG
- a CDS encoding aminotransferase class I/II-fold pyridoxal phosphate-dependent enzyme: MRIHGGDREARIDFSSNLNPLGPPQIVYSIIDRCVRNRVLDKYPDYSYRDLRRALARFYRCREENVLPTAGAGEAVNLTLIAVRPRTVVVLEPSYGEYEDVSHVLGIEYRSVFYRRDGSRFYLDLSHLDEACLDEDTLIIVTNPNNPLGIYIDKNVLIPYLSRCRARVLVDEAYIELCSRCSIEVGHDLPKNIIFVRSLTKWLSLPGIRLGFLYTEDDELYRKIDIVRQPWNVNSLAECLALGLVEYENEFKEFIEYSRRYIENEKKRVSRKLIDMGLTVFESDTNFILVEVGGGDRISRDLRKKGIAVRSCTSFKGLGPSFIRMAIRQAKENDELLDILSKEIALG, from the coding sequence ATGCGTATCCATGGAGGAGATAGAGAAGCGAGAATAGATTTTAGTTCTAATCTTAATCCTCTAGGACCTCCACAAATAGTCTATAGCATTATAGATAGATGTGTTAGGAATAGAGTTCTTGATAAGTATCCAGACTATAGTTATAGAGATCTACGCAGAGCTCTAGCTAGATTCTATAGATGTAGAGAAGAAAATGTGCTACCTACAGCAGGAGCTGGAGAGGCAGTGAATCTCACACTAATTGCAGTTAGACCAAGAACTGTAGTTGTTCTAGAGCCTTCTTATGGTGAATATGAAGATGTATCCCATGTTCTTGGTATAGAGTATCGTAGCGTATTTTATAGAAGAGATGGCTCGAGATTCTATCTAGATCTATCACATCTAGATGAAGCATGTCTCGATGAGGATACACTCATAATTGTGACTAATCCCAATAATCCTTTAGGCATCTATATAGACAAAAATGTTCTTATTCCATATCTCTCTAGATGTAGAGCTAGAGTTCTAGTAGATGAAGCTTATATAGAGCTTTGTAGTAGATGCTCTATAGAGGTAGGGCATGATCTTCCCAAGAACATTATTTTTGTGAGATCTCTAACTAAATGGCTCTCTCTACCAGGCATTAGACTAGGTTTTCTGTATACAGAAGATGATGAACTGTATAGGAAGATAGATATAGTTAGACAGCCGTGGAATGTAAATAGCTTAGCAGAGTGTTTAGCTCTGGGTTTAGTTGAATACGAGAACGAATTTAAGGAATTTATAGAGTATTCACGAAGGTATATAGAGAATGAGAAGAAGAGAGTTAGTAGAAAGCTTATAGATATGGGTCTAACTGTATTTGAAAGCGATACTAATTTCATTCTAGTTGAAGTTGGGGGAGGCGACCGTATATCTAGAGATCTTCGGAAGAAAGGTATAGCTGTAAGAAGCTGCACTAGTTTCAAAGGTCTTGGACCTAGCTTCATTAGGATGGCTATAAGGCAAGCTAAAGAAAACGATGAGTTACTCGATATACTCAGTAAGGAGATAGCTCTTGGTTAA
- a CDS encoding NTP transferase domain-containing protein, whose protein sequence is MDVVVMAGGRGSRLGGLKKPFLKVCGKRLIDIAVEVAKGVKERRKVYICLRAEDVHNVEDSDDIEVVICPGAGYVYDLDFILNKVSFPVLILPSDMPFLSIGIVEEFLAKAIKCEADVVTLMVCRDSVCRESGISFFRRSSGNWMNIYFEEVKELRDIDTYEDLEWAREICVSMEEIEKRE, encoded by the coding sequence TTGGATGTAGTTGTTATGGCTGGTGGTAGAGGTTCAAGATTGGGTGGTTTAAAGAAGCCTTTTCTAAAGGTATGTGGTAAGAGGTTAATAGATATTGCTGTAGAGGTGGCTAAAGGTGTCAAAGAGAGGAGGAAGGTGTATATTTGTTTAAGAGCAGAAGATGTTCATAATGTTGAGGATAGTGATGATATTGAGGTTGTTATATGTCCTGGAGCAGGTTATGTTTACGATCTAGACTTTATTCTGAATAAAGTGTCTTTCCCTGTACTTATTCTACCATCAGATATGCCTTTCCTATCAATAGGTATTGTTGAGGAGTTCCTGGCTAAGGCAATAAAGTGTGAAGCAGATGTTGTTACATTGATGGTTTGTAGAGATAGTGTTTGTAGAGAGTCTGGTATATCGTTTTTCAGGAGATCTAGTGGGAACTGGATGAATATATATTTTGAAGAGGTTAAGGAGCTAAGAGATATAGATACATATGAAGATCTTGAGTGGGCTAGAGAGATATGCGTATCCATGGAGGAGATAGAGAAGCGAGAATAG
- a CDS encoding ribbon-helix-helix protein, CopG family, producing MKTIAVDEETWRKLRELKDKMGCQSFNELINELIKRWHMNVARENIERISIDIDPEEATAFFRQIKRKQGSNR from the coding sequence ATGAAGACAATAGCTGTAGATGAAGAGACTTGGAGAAAGCTTAGAGAGCTTAAGGATAAAATGGGATGTCAATCGTTCAATGAATTAATAAACGAGCTCATCAAGAGATGGCATATGAATGTAGCTAGAGAAAACATAGAGAGAATAAGTATAGACATAGATCCTGAAGAAGCTACAGCGTTCTTCAGACAGATAAAGCGTAAGCAAGGTAGCAATCGTTGA